A stretch of the Psychroserpens sp. Hel_I_66 genome encodes the following:
- a CDS encoding DUF3098 domain-containing protein — protein sequence MGEKKRNDVSKNDYIFGKKNYKFMLIGLAFIALGFILMSGGGSDDPNVFDESIFSWRRIRLAPTLVLIGFGIQVYAILLNPNKNQESNS from the coding sequence ATGGGAGAGAAAAAACGTAACGACGTATCTAAAAACGATTATATCTTCGGAAAGAAAAACTATAAATTCATGCTTATTGGATTAGCATTTATTGCTCTTGGTTTTATTCTAATGTCTGGTGGCGGGAGCGACGACCCAAATGTGTTTGACGAGAGCATTTTTAGCTGGAGACGTATTAGACTCGCGCCAACCTTAGTTTTAATTGGCTTTGGGATCCAAGTTTATGCGATTTTATTGAATCCCAATAAAAACCAGGAATCCAACTCTTAA
- a CDS encoding leucine--tRNA ligase: MSYHFNEIEAKWQKYWADNQTFKASNHSDKPKYYVLDMFPYPSGAGLHVGHPLGYIASDIYARYKRHKGFNVLHPQGYDSFGLPAEQYAIQTGQHPAITTETNIKTYRRQLDQIGFSFDWSREVRTSNPEYYKWTQWIFIQLFESWYNKDTNQAEHIDTLVSKFSSEGNAKINAECDDDITRFSSEEWNSFSSEKQQEILLKYRLTYLAETEVNWCPALGTVLANDEIVNGVSERGGHPVIRKKMTQWSMRISAYAERLLQGLDTIDWTESLKESQRNWIGKSVGASVTFNVKDKDEVIEVFTTRPDTIFGVSFMTLAPEHELVSKITTDAQKAEVEAYIEATAKRSERDRMADVKTISGAFTGAYAEHPFTKEPIPIWIGDYVLAGYGTGAVMSVPCGDQRDYDFAKHFNIAIPNIFEGVDISEEAYGSKDNVKIANSDFLNGLNYKKASKTAIYELEKLGQGEGKTNYRLRDAVFSRQRYWGEPFPVYYVNGMPQMIDKQHLPIVLPEVEKYLPTEEGEPPLGRADVWAWCTESNTVVSNDKINNTTVHPLELNTMPGWAGSSWYFFRYMEEKANRDETFATEDALNYWENVDLYIGGSEHATGHLLYSRFWVKFMKDRGFVNVEEPFKKLINQGMILGTSALVYRLKLGFKAKDVKSENIDSYRNSFENIIQAYNLIFVSSDHVEKELNGEVSVKFSSGKFSKLKSFIENYNTDDINLDIVSVSFDKIHVKVDYVNASDEIDVNGLKNDKEFGEDFKDAIFIGKNGIVLSFGEDLGEDFKVSREVEKMSKSKYNVVNPDAICEQYGADSLRLYEMFLGPLEQAKPWNTAGITGVHGFLKKLWKLYVDDNGLKVNDAEPTAEALKTLHKTIKKVEEDIENFSFNTSVSTFMIAVNELTAQQCTSKAILEPLLIVLSPYAPHIAEELWSKLGHNVSISTATFPEFEEKYLVESSKNYPISFNGKMKFTMELPLDLSKEDIEKAVMSHEKTIVQLDGREPKKVIIVPGKIVNIVG; the protein is encoded by the coding sequence ATGAGTTATCATTTTAATGAGATAGAAGCCAAATGGCAAAAATATTGGGCAGATAACCAAACATTTAAAGCCTCAAACCACAGCGATAAACCCAAATATTACGTGTTGGATATGTTCCCTTACCCAAGTGGAGCAGGATTGCACGTTGGCCATCCCTTAGGTTATATTGCGAGTGATATTTATGCACGCTACAAGCGTCACAAAGGTTTTAATGTACTGCATCCACAGGGTTACGATAGCTTTGGTTTACCAGCAGAGCAGTATGCTATCCAAACTGGTCAACATCCTGCGATAACTACAGAAACGAACATAAAAACTTACCGAAGACAATTAGACCAAATTGGTTTTTCGTTTGATTGGAGTAGGGAAGTGCGCACCAGTAATCCTGAATATTACAAATGGACACAATGGATTTTCATTCAGCTTTTTGAATCCTGGTACAATAAAGACACCAATCAAGCAGAACATATAGACACTCTTGTCTCAAAGTTTTCTTCGGAAGGTAATGCCAAAATAAACGCAGAGTGTGACGATGATATCACCAGGTTTTCTTCGGAAGAATGGAACAGTTTTTCTTCGGAAAAACAACAAGAAATACTACTAAAATACAGATTAACCTATCTCGCAGAAACAGAAGTCAATTGGTGCCCAGCACTGGGAACCGTTTTGGCAAACGACGAAATCGTCAATGGAGTTTCAGAGCGTGGCGGACATCCAGTCATAAGAAAAAAAATGACTCAATGGAGCATGCGAATCTCTGCCTATGCAGAACGTTTGCTTCAAGGATTAGACACGATTGACTGGACAGAATCTTTGAAGGAAAGTCAGCGTAATTGGATTGGGAAATCGGTTGGAGCCTCTGTGACATTTAATGTGAAAGATAAAGACGAGGTCATCGAAGTCTTCACAACAAGACCAGACACCATCTTCGGAGTTAGTTTTATGACCTTAGCTCCAGAACACGAACTCGTATCAAAAATTACAACCGACGCCCAAAAAGCAGAAGTTGAAGCCTATATAGAAGCAACAGCAAAACGTAGCGAGCGTGACCGTATGGCAGATGTGAAGACTATTTCGGGAGCGTTTACAGGCGCTTATGCAGAGCATCCCTTTACAAAAGAGCCAATCCCAATCTGGATTGGAGATTACGTTTTAGCTGGCTACGGTACAGGAGCAGTCATGAGCGTACCTTGTGGAGATCAACGTGATTACGATTTTGCAAAACATTTCAATATTGCTATTCCTAACATATTTGAAGGTGTAGATATTTCCGAAGAAGCTTACGGGTCTAAAGACAACGTAAAAATTGCAAATAGTGATTTTCTTAACGGATTAAACTATAAAAAAGCAAGCAAAACTGCCATTTACGAACTTGAGAAATTAGGTCAAGGCGAAGGCAAAACAAATTACAGATTGCGTGATGCAGTGTTTTCTCGTCAGCGATATTGGGGAGAACCATTCCCAGTATATTATGTGAATGGGATGCCACAAATGATTGACAAACAACACTTGCCAATTGTATTGCCAGAAGTTGAAAAATACCTCCCAACCGAAGAAGGTGAACCACCTTTAGGTCGTGCAGATGTTTGGGCTTGGTGTACAGAAAGTAATACGGTTGTAAGCAACGATAAAATAAATAACACGACTGTTCACCCTCTAGAACTCAACACCATGCCAGGTTGGGCAGGAAGTTCATGGTATTTTTTTAGATACATGGAAGAAAAAGCCAATAGAGATGAAACGTTTGCTACGGAAGACGCACTCAACTATTGGGAAAACGTAGATTTATACATTGGTGGTAGCGAGCATGCCACAGGACATTTACTTTACTCACGTTTTTGGGTAAAGTTTATGAAAGATAGAGGTTTCGTCAATGTGGAGGAACCTTTTAAGAAGTTGATTAATCAAGGGATGATTTTGGGGACGAGTGCTTTAGTATATAGGCTTAAACTAGGATTTAAGGCTAAAGATGTTAAAAGTGAAAATATTGATTCTTACAGGAATAGTTTTGAAAATATAATTCAAGCTTATAATTTAATATTTGTTTCATCAGATCATGTTGAAAAGGAGTTAAACGGAGAAGTGTCAGTTAAGTTTAGTAGTGGTAAATTTTCGAAACTTAAATCATTTATAGAAAATTATAATACTGATGACATTAATTTAGATATCGTGTCTGTGTCCTTTGATAAAATTCATGTTAAAGTAGACTATGTCAATGCTTCAGATGAAATTGATGTAAATGGATTAAAGAATGACAAAGAATTCGGAGAAGATTTTAAAGATGCTATTTTTATTGGAAAGAATGGGATAGTCCTTTCCTTCGGAGAGGATTTAGGAGAGGACTTTAAAGTCTCGCGCGAAGTAGAAAAAATGTCCAAATCCAAATACAACGTTGTCAATCCAGATGCGATTTGCGAACAATATGGAGCAGACAGTCTACGTCTTTACGAAATGTTTTTAGGGCCTTTAGAACAAGCCAAACCTTGGAATACTGCTGGTATTACTGGAGTTCACGGTTTCCTCAAAAAACTTTGGAAACTCTACGTTGATGACAATGGTTTAAAAGTTAATGACGCAGAGCCAACAGCAGAGGCTTTAAAAACATTACACAAAACCATCAAAAAAGTAGAAGAAGATATTGAGAACTTCTCGTTCAATACATCGGTTTCTACATTTATGATTGCGGTTAACGAATTGACTGCTCAACAATGTACGAGCAAAGCAATTCTTGAACCGTTATTGATTGTGTTATCGCCTTACGCACCACATATTGCTGAGGAATTATGGAGTAAGTTGGGTCATAACGTATCGATTTCGACAGCAACATTCCCTGAGTTTGAAGAAAAATATTTAGTAGAAAGCAGTAAAAATTATCCAATCTCATTTAATGGTAAAATGAAATTCACAATGGAATTACCTTTAGATTTAAGTAAAGAAGACATCGAAAAAGCAGTGATGTCTCACGAAAAAACCATCGTGCAATTGGATGGTCGCGAGCCTAAAAAAGTGATTATTGTTCCTGGTAAGATTGTGAATATTGTAGGATAA
- a CDS encoding DNA-3-methyladenine glycosylase I, producing the protein MEKHKCGWCLGDYLYEAYHDKEWGVPVKDDATLFEFLILETFQAGLSWITILKKRENFREALDDFDYKKIANYNQQKIDELLKNEGIIRNKLKVKATVTNAQAFMKIQEEFGSFSTYIWGFVDGKPINNKVKNYKEAPANTPLSDAISKDLKKRGFKFVGSTVIYAQMQATGMVNDHEINCFRYDEV; encoded by the coding sequence ATGGAAAAACATAAATGCGGTTGGTGTTTGGGTGATTATCTTTACGAAGCGTATCACGATAAAGAATGGGGAGTTCCCGTAAAGGACGATGCGACCTTGTTTGAGTTTCTTATATTGGAAACCTTTCAAGCTGGTTTAAGTTGGATTACAATTTTAAAAAAACGTGAGAACTTTAGAGAAGCTCTGGATGATTTTGATTATAAAAAAATAGCAAATTACAATCAACAAAAAATTGACGAACTGCTAAAAAATGAAGGCATTATAAGAAATAAACTGAAAGTAAAAGCAACTGTTACCAACGCTCAAGCTTTTATGAAAATTCAAGAAGAGTTTGGATCGTTCTCAACCTATATTTGGGGTTTTGTTGATGGAAAACCCATTAATAACAAAGTCAAAAATTATAAAGAAGCACCTGCAAATACACCTTTAAGTGATGCCATTAGTAAAGATTTAAAAAAACGCGGATTTAAATTCGTAGGTTCGACTGTTATTTATGCACAAATGCAAGCCACGGGAATGGTTAATGACCATGAGATTAATTGTTTTAGATATGATGAAGTTTAG
- the aat gene encoding leucyl/phenylalanyl-tRNA--protein transferase encodes MHFLNKDIIFPDVGLASKEGVLAIGGDLSPERLVLAYKSGIFPWFDNEEPIIWWSPDPRFVLFPKELKVSKSMKQVLRNSDFEITVNKDFETVIDHCSKIKRNGQQGTWITQNMKNAYLKLHKLGFAKSVEVWLDHKLVGGLYGIDLNNGVFCGESIFTLVSNASKVAFISFIQNSNYKLIDCQVYTNHLESLGAREISRNEFLKYLV; translated from the coding sequence ATGCACTTTCTCAATAAGGATATTATTTTCCCAGATGTAGGCTTAGCTTCAAAAGAAGGTGTCTTGGCCATTGGTGGAGATTTGTCTCCAGAGCGTTTAGTGCTTGCTTACAAAAGCGGAATTTTCCCGTGGTTTGACAATGAAGAACCAATTATTTGGTGGTCGCCAGATCCTCGATTTGTTCTATTTCCGAAGGAATTAAAAGTGTCTAAAAGTATGAAGCAGGTTTTGAGAAACTCAGATTTTGAAATTACCGTAAATAAGGATTTTGAAACTGTAATTGATCACTGCTCAAAAATAAAACGCAATGGGCAACAGGGCACTTGGATCACTCAAAACATGAAAAATGCCTACCTCAAATTACATAAGCTGGGCTTTGCGAAATCTGTTGAGGTTTGGTTAGATCACAAGCTAGTTGGAGGGCTGTACGGGATCGATTTAAATAATGGAGTATTTTGCGGTGAAAGCATTTTCACTCTTGTAAGTAATGCTAGTAAAGTGGCTTTTATTTCGTTTATTCAAAATTCAAATTATAAACTTATTGACTGCCAGGTTTACACTAACCACCTTGAAAGTTTGGGTGCTAGGGAAATTTCCAGAAACGAATTTTTAAAATATCTAGTTTAA
- a CDS encoding flavin reductase family protein: MASFTPKDISTGKLHSYLLSAVAPRPIAFASTMDADGNPNLSPYSFFNVFSANPPILIFSPARRVRDNTTKHTLENVKATKEVVINVVNYDIVQQMSLSSTEYNQGVNEFEKAGLTMLASEIVKPFRVAESPVQMECKVKEVVELGTEGGAGNLVICEVVKLHIADEMLDENGAIDQNKLDLVARAGGSFYSRANKGFFEIPKPLSSLGIGVDNMPENVKNSMILTGNDLGMLGNVDALPSKADIDNFIKEVSDNYPNIKGMSHREKHKIARNYLSYGDVDSAWKLLLS; the protein is encoded by the coding sequence ATGGCATCTTTTACTCCAAAAGACATTTCAACAGGAAAATTGCATAGTTACTTATTAAGTGCTGTGGCTCCTAGGCCTATAGCTTTTGCAAGTACAATGGATGCCGATGGCAATCCTAACTTATCGCCATACAGTTTTTTTAATGTGTTTAGTGCTAATCCGCCCATATTAATTTTTTCACCTGCACGTCGTGTAAGAGATAATACAACCAAGCACACACTTGAGAATGTTAAAGCAACAAAAGAGGTGGTGATTAATGTAGTCAATTATGATATTGTACAACAAATGTCTTTGAGTAGTACAGAGTACAATCAAGGTGTTAATGAATTTGAAAAGGCAGGGTTAACAATGTTGGCTTCGGAAATTGTAAAACCTTTCAGGGTTGCAGAGTCTCCGGTACAAATGGAATGTAAAGTCAAAGAAGTTGTAGAATTAGGAACTGAAGGCGGAGCTGGTAATCTCGTGATCTGTGAAGTTGTGAAACTTCATATAGCAGATGAAATGCTTGATGAAAACGGAGCTATTGACCAAAATAAACTGGACTTAGTAGCAAGAGCTGGCGGAAGTTTTTACAGCAGAGCCAATAAAGGTTTTTTTGAAATCCCAAAACCATTGAGTAGTTTAGGGATTGGTGTAGATAACATGCCAGAAAACGTTAAAAACAGTATGATTTTAACCGGTAATGATTTAGGGATGTTGGGTAATGTTGATGCGTTACCAAGTAAAGCAGATATTGATAATTTTATAAAAGAAGTAAGCGATAACTATCCAAATATAAAAGGGATGTCTCATCGCGAAAAACACAAAATTGCCAGAAACTATTTGAGTTATGGTGATGTAGATAGTGCATGGAAATTGCTATTGTCTTAA
- the truB gene encoding tRNA pseudouridine(55) synthase TruB, translating to MKTAEDFQSGQVLLIDKPLNWTSFQAVNKLRWEIRQAFSIKKIKVGHAGTLDPLATGLLIICTGKMTKQINTFQGQDKEYTGTFVLGSTTPSYDLETEIDQKFPTEHISEEHIRNTTSQFIGEIEQFPPVFSALKKDGKRLYEYARAGEEVEIKSRKVSISEFEITKIEGLHIEFRVVCSKGTYIRSLAHDFGKALNSGAHLSALRRTKIGDFDVLNAVSPEDFIGSLSSE from the coding sequence ATGAAAACTGCCGAAGACTTCCAATCTGGTCAAGTGCTGCTCATTGACAAACCTTTAAACTGGACGTCATTTCAAGCAGTTAACAAACTGCGCTGGGAAATACGCCAAGCCTTCAGCATCAAAAAAATAAAAGTGGGTCACGCAGGCACTCTGGACCCTTTGGCTACTGGATTGTTAATTATCTGTACAGGCAAAATGACCAAGCAAATCAATACATTTCAAGGTCAGGATAAAGAATATACAGGAACATTTGTTTTGGGTAGCACCACGCCTTCTTATGATCTTGAAACTGAAATAGATCAAAAATTTCCAACAGAGCATATTTCCGAAGAACATATTCGTAACACTACATCTCAATTTATTGGTGAGATTGAGCAGTTTCCGCCCGTGTTTTCAGCATTAAAAAAAGATGGAAAACGATTATATGAGTATGCTCGTGCTGGTGAGGAGGTCGAAATCAAATCTCGAAAAGTTTCTATTTCAGAATTTGAAATTACAAAAATAGAGGGTCTTCATATTGAGTTTCGGGTAGTTTGTAGCAAAGGGACTTATATACGGTCTTTGGCTCACGACTTTGGGAAAGCGCTTAACTCTGGCGCGCATCTTTCTGCTCTAAGACGTACAAAAATTGGTGATTTTGATGTTTTGAATGCAGTTTCTCCTGAGGATTTTATTGGTTCTCTTTCTTCGGAATAA
- a CDS encoding DUF2490 domain-containing protein has product MNTSCTKFLVFVFCFISFAVNAQDKTSVLHDHEFALRHNFTKNYSTNFSLSSRAFAYKNEELDYNLRQVQLSHFSTFKLDLKHSIAFGIMYRNRNLFENSSNEIRLTQQFNVKSLLSTLRFGHRFRTEQRFYETFTAFRFRYRLALDFPLQGLKLDVGETYFVISNEALLTNSSINKPEIDYRLSPSLGLQLTEKLTLEFGLELRLEALNIETSESLFLNTSVEIRI; this is encoded by the coding sequence ATGAATACATCATGTACTAAATTTTTAGTGTTCGTATTCTGTTTTATATCTTTTGCTGTTAATGCACAGGACAAAACAAGTGTTCTTCATGATCACGAGTTTGCATTAAGACATAACTTTACTAAAAATTATAGTACAAATTTCTCTTTGAGTTCTCGAGCCTTTGCTTATAAAAATGAAGAATTAGATTACAATTTGAGACAAGTGCAGTTGAGTCATTTTTCAACGTTTAAATTAGATTTAAAACACAGTATTGCGTTTGGTATAATGTATAGAAATCGTAATCTGTTTGAAAACTCAAGTAATGAAATTAGACTCACACAACAATTCAATGTAAAATCACTTTTAAGCACACTACGTTTTGGTCACCGCTTTAGAACTGAACAGCGATTTTACGAAACTTTTACAGCATTTAGGTTTAGGTACAGATTGGCATTAGACTTCCCTTTACAAGGTTTAAAACTGGATGTTGGCGAAACCTATTTTGTAATTTCCAATGAAGCTTTGCTCACCAATTCGAGCATAAATAAACCAGAAATAGATTATCGGTTGTCACCTTCATTAGGTTTGCAATTAACTGAAAAATTGACTTTAGAATTTGGTCTGGAATTACGTTTAGAAGCCTTGAATATTGAGACAAGCGAGAGTTTGTTTCTAAATACTTCCGTAGAAATAAGAATTTAA
- a CDS encoding undecaprenyl-diphosphate phosphatase, with product MDIIDSIVLGIIQGLTEFLPVSSSGHLELGKAILGDESLPKESLLFTVVLHFATALSTIVVFRKDILILIKGALKFEWNDDLQFISKIALSMIPAVIVGLFFEKELEQLFGGNILLVGCMLIVTAVLLFLADRAKDTNKKVSFSNAFIIGISQAIAMLPGISRSGATISTSVLLGNDKTKAARFSFLMVVPLIFGKIAKDVLSGEITYESSNFTNLGIGFIAAFIAGLFACTWMIALVKKSKLSYFAIYCVIVGITAITFALLNK from the coding sequence ATGGATATTATAGATTCAATTGTACTGGGAATTATTCAAGGATTAACAGAATTTTTACCTGTTTCCTCAAGTGGCCATCTAGAATTAGGGAAAGCCATTCTTGGTGATGAGTCATTACCAAAAGAAAGCCTGTTATTTACAGTCGTATTACATTTTGCCACAGCCTTGAGTACTATTGTGGTTTTTAGAAAAGATATTTTAATCCTCATTAAAGGCGCACTCAAATTTGAATGGAACGACGATCTACAATTCATCTCAAAAATTGCATTGTCTATGATTCCTGCGGTTATTGTAGGATTATTTTTTGAGAAAGAACTTGAACAGCTATTTGGCGGTAATATATTATTGGTTGGTTGCATGCTTATTGTTACTGCGGTCTTATTGTTTTTAGCAGACAGAGCAAAAGACACTAATAAAAAAGTGAGTTTCTCCAATGCATTTATTATTGGTATCTCACAAGCTATCGCGATGCTTCCAGGTATTTCTAGATCTGGCGCAACGATTTCAACTTCTGTTTTATTGGGTAATGACAAAACAAAAGCAGCTCGATTTTCATTTTTAATGGTGGTTCCCTTGATCTTCGGAAAAATAGCCAAAGACGTTCTAAGCGGAGAAATCACATATGAAAGCTCAAACTTTACAAATCTGGGTATCGGTTTTATCGCTGCATTTATCGCTGGCCTATTTGCTTGCACCTGGATGATTGCCTTAGTCAAAAAGAGCAAGCTGTCTTATTTTGCAATCTACTGCGTCATCGTTGGGATTACAGCCATTACATTTGCACTTTTAAACAAATAA
- a CDS encoding cell division protein FtsX, with protein sequence MASSFDQYQKRKLISSYFSVVISIALVLFLLGCLGLLVLNAKKLADHFREQVVVTIYLNDSAKEVEVSQLQKSLAMADYTKEAKYVSKEEAAQIVKSDIGEDFMEFLGTNPLQNSIDVYLKADYVTNETLDGITAELETKAFIEDIKYDNDLVEIMNDNVKKITFWVLILSAIFTLIAVLLINSSIRLAVYSKRFIIKTMQMVGATKRFIRRPFVFKSIQLGVIGAIVAMIGMGFVLYYLDKTFPQLELLQQPILIGGLFIGIFLLGIFITWISTFIATQRFLNLKTDQLYY encoded by the coding sequence ATGGCATCATCTTTTGATCAATATCAAAAACGCAAATTAATTTCCTCATACTTTTCTGTAGTGATAAGTATCGCTTTGGTACTGTTTTTATTGGGCTGTTTAGGGTTGCTGGTTTTGAACGCTAAAAAATTGGCAGATCATTTTAGAGAACAAGTTGTGGTTACGATTTATTTGAATGATTCTGCAAAGGAGGTTGAAGTAAGCCAACTGCAAAAAAGTTTAGCTATGGCAGATTATACCAAAGAAGCGAAATATGTCTCAAAAGAGGAAGCTGCACAGATTGTAAAATCTGATATTGGTGAGGATTTTATGGAGTTTTTAGGCACAAACCCTTTGCAAAATTCTATAGATGTCTATCTCAAAGCAGATTATGTCACCAACGAAACTTTAGATGGCATCACTGCAGAGCTGGAAACCAAAGCCTTTATCGAGGATATTAAATATGATAATGATCTGGTGGAGATTATGAACGATAATGTTAAAAAAATCACGTTTTGGGTGTTGATTCTAAGTGCGATTTTTACATTGATCGCTGTATTATTAATTAACAGTTCTATTAGATTAGCGGTATATTCTAAACGATTCATCATCAAAACCATGCAAATGGTTGGTGCTACAAAACGTTTTATTAGAAGACCATTTGTATTTAAAAGCATTCAATTGGGTGTCATTGGAGCCATCGTCGCTATGATTGGGATGGGCTTTGTGCTGTATTATCTCGACAAGACTTTCCCTCAATTAGAGCTTCTTCAACAACCTATTTTAATTGGTGGTCTTTTTATTGGGATATTTTTACTGGGAATTTTCATCACTTGGATCAGTACTTTTATTGCAACCCAACGTTTTCTTAATTTGAAAACCGATCAACTCTATTACTAA
- a CDS encoding thioredoxin family protein, whose product MNTLEDTTLKNIITESLKTSLSYDEYREMVKSLVQENSTTGHQKTEDLVNYTMLNDRRMKRWDKTVKISEEIKTKFSNFYGNVTWLVITESWCGDAAHVIPVLHKLAELSEGINLRLVLRDANDELMDQFLTNGGRAIAKLIMIDSTTKEVLGTFGPRPSEATKLVENYKQKHGKITPEFKEDLQIWYNKDKGQNIIEDIIKLFKL is encoded by the coding sequence ATGAATACATTGGAAGATACAACATTAAAGAATATTATAACCGAAAGCCTAAAAACATCATTATCTTATGATGAATATCGTGAAATGGTAAAATCTCTAGTTCAGGAAAATTCGACAACAGGTCATCAAAAAACCGAGGATTTGGTCAATTATACCATGCTTAACGACAGGAGAATGAAACGTTGGGACAAGACGGTTAAAATTTCCGAAGAGATCAAAACCAAATTTTCAAATTTCTACGGAAATGTAACTTGGTTGGTCATTACAGAGAGTTGGTGTGGCGATGCTGCTCATGTGATTCCCGTATTGCATAAGCTTGCTGAACTTTCCGAAGGTATCAATTTAAGATTAGTGCTCAGAGATGCGAATGACGAATTAATGGACCAGTTTTTAACCAATGGCGGACGAGCAATCGCAAAACTGATTATGATTGATTCTACCACAAAAGAGGTGCTTGGAACTTTTGGGCCAAGACCAAGTGAAGCAACCAAGTTGGTAGAAAACTATAAACAGAAACACGGTAAAATAACACCAGAATTTAAGGAAGACTTGCAAATTTGGTACAATAAGGATAAGGGTCAAAATATAATTGAAGACATTATAAAACTATTTAAACTATAA
- a CDS encoding DUF3127 domain-containing protein, with product MEVQGKIKMIGETQTFGSNGFRKRELVVTTEEQYPQHIMVEFVQDKTDLLNNYQVGQPVKVNINLRGREWVNPQGETKYFNSIQGWRIEAAQAAGNNAPPVAPNEAFEPATNLNEEDHDDLPF from the coding sequence ATGGAAGTACAAGGAAAAATCAAAATGATTGGAGAAACTCAAACTTTTGGAAGTAACGGGTTTAGAAAGAGAGAACTGGTAGTCACTACAGAAGAACAATATCCACAGCATATTATGGTAGAGTTTGTTCAAGATAAAACAGATTTATTGAATAATTACCAAGTTGGACAACCGGTAAAAGTAAATATCAATTTGAGAGGTAGAGAATGGGTTAATCCACAAGGAGAAACAAAATACTTTAACTCCATTCAAGGTTGGAGAATAGAAGCAGCACAGGCAGCAGGTAATAACGCGCCTCCAGTTGCTCCAAATGAGGCTTTTGAGCCAGCAACTAATTTAAACGAAGAAGATCACGACGATTTACCGTTTTAA
- a CDS encoding sensor histidine kinase yields MALTINRNMTRWIIIVASFIIISLILWNTYVFFQNFKAEQRVKMDIWAEAQSEFQKGFLNDNVNPLVDKIILSDSLIPKIVVTTNNQISTRNINENKTNDTTYINDLIQEFEKQNKPIELSYIDPETNLKVDLGKLYYGDSIVLNKLKYYPLALLVIIILFAAVAYFFYKSAKTSDQNKLWTGMAKETAHQIGTPLSSLVGWTEILRSENVNPEYLVEIQKDITRLQTITDRFSKIGSLPTLKRCDIVKETIDSYEYLKTRSSKLINFEIVAPNESLYVNLNKQLFSWTIENLVKNAIDAMKGKGSLKLAITNDDKYVRITVADTGKGISKQSYNSVFQPGYTTKKRGWGLGLSLAKRIIEDYHNGKIKVLSSEIGKGTTMQISLKLLS; encoded by the coding sequence ATGGCACTAACCATAAACCGTAATATGACACGATGGATCATCATCGTGGCTTCATTTATTATAATATCTCTTATTCTTTGGAATACGTATGTGTTTTTTCAAAATTTTAAGGCAGAACAAAGAGTAAAAATGGATATTTGGGCAGAAGCACAATCTGAATTTCAAAAAGGTTTCCTTAACGACAATGTTAATCCGTTAGTTGACAAAATCATTCTTTCCGATAGTTTAATTCCTAAAATAGTTGTTACTACAAATAACCAAATTAGTACTAGAAATATAAATGAAAATAAAACTAATGATACAACCTATATAAATGATTTAATTCAAGAATTTGAGAAACAAAACAAACCTATTGAGCTATCTTACATAGACCCTGAAACGAATTTAAAAGTAGATTTAGGAAAACTTTATTATGGAGATTCTATTGTACTCAACAAATTGAAATATTATCCTTTAGCCCTATTAGTTATAATAATTCTTTTTGCAGCTGTGGCATATTTTTTCTATAAAAGTGCAAAAACATCTGACCAAAATAAACTCTGGACAGGTATGGCAAAAGAAACCGCTCACCAAATCGGGACACCCTTATCATCGCTAGTCGGTTGGACCGAGATCTTGAGAAGTGAAAATGTAAATCCAGAATATCTGGTCGAAATCCAAAAAGACATCACCAGGCTACAGACCATAACAGATCGTTTTAGTAAAATTGGCTCACTGCCAACATTAAAACGTTGTGATATTGTAAAGGAAACTATAGACTCTTACGAATATCTTAAAACACGTTCTTCAAAACTTATCAACTTTGAGATTGTAGCACCAAACGAAAGTTTATACGTCAACCTCAACAAACAATTATTCAGTTGGACCATCGAGAATTTAGTAAAGAACGCTATCGATGCCATGAAAGGAAAAGGATCCCTAAAACTGGCCATTACAAATGATGATAAGTATGTTAGAATAACAGTTGCCGATACTGGAAAAGGAATCTCCAAACAAAGTTACAACTCGGTATTTCAACCAGGATATACCACCAAAAAACGAGGTTGGGGATTAGGACTCTCTCTAGCAAAACGC